The nucleotide window ACGTGCCGCATAGCGCACGGCCTCTTCCGGATCGATCGAGCCGTTGGTCTCGATATCCATGACCAGCTTGTCCAGATCGGTGCGCTGCTCTACGCGAGCGCTCTCAACGGCATAGCTGACACGGCGGATCGGACTAAACGAAGCATCAAGCAGAATCGAACCGATATTTCGGCCCTCTTCCTTGTCAAGACGGACGACGGCAGGTTGGTAGCCGCGACCCTTCTCGACTTTGATTTCCATCGTCAGCTTACCACCCGAAGACAGGTTGGCAATGACGTGATCCGGATTCACGATCTCGACGTCATGAGGAACTTCGATATCGGATGCCTTGACCAAACCCTCGCCGTCCTTTTTCAGGCTCAACAAGGCCTCGGAACGACCATGCAGCTTCAATACCACGCCCTTGAGATTCAGCAGGATGTCCACGACATCTTCCTGAACGCCATCCAGTGCGGAGTATTCGTGCAGAACACCTTCAATCTTGACTTCAGTCGGAGCATAGCCCGGCATCGACGACAGCAGGATACGACGCAATGCATTGCCGAGCGTATGGCCGTAACCACGCTCAAACGGCTCCATCACGACACGCGCCTGGGTAGACGACGACGCCTGCACATCAATGATGCGGGGTTTCAGCAAGTCATTCGCATTGCTTTGCATAAACAATCAATCCCTTTATCGAAACGAGCGACGAACCGGCCTGGCCGGTTCGTCCATTAATCAAGCCCAATTACTTCGAGTAGAACTCGACGACGAGCTGCTCGTTGATGTCGCTGGACAGGTCGCTGCGTTCAGGAGCGCTCTTGTAGACACCCTCCATCTTCTTGCCATCGACGCTTACCCAGCCGGGGAAACCGATCTGCTCAGCAAGCGACAGGGCTTCCTGAATGCGAACCTGCTTCTTGGACTTGTCGCGAATCGCCACCACATCACCGGCCTTGACCTGGAAAGATGCGATGTTGACCACTTCACCGTTCACGGTGATCGACTTGTGGCTAACCAGCTGACGAGCTTCGGAACGGGTGGAGCCGAAGCCCATGCGATACACCACGTTGTCGAGGCGGGCTTCAAGGATCTTCAACAGGTTTTCACCGGTCGAACCCTTGCGACGCGACGCTTCTTCAAAGTAGCGGCGGAACTGGCGTTCGAGAACGCCATAAATACGACGGATCTTTTGCTTCTCACGAAGCTGAACACCGAAGCCCGACAAGCGCGGCTGCTTTGCGCCGTGCTGACCAGGTTTGGTATCCAATTTGCACTTGCTGTCCAGCGAGCGACGAGCGCTCTTCAGGAACAGGTCAGTGCCTTCACGACGCGAAAGCTTACATTTCGGTCCGATATAACGTGCCATCTCGGGTCTCCGGAATTAAATACGACGCTTCTTCGGCGGACGACAGCCGTTGTGCGGTACGGGGGTAACGTCGGAAATGCTGGTGATCTTGAAACCCAGCGCATTCAACGCACGCACAGCGGAGTCGCGGCCTGGACCGGGACCCTTGATACGCACTTCGAGGTTCTTTACACCATATTCCTGGGCAACTTTACCAGCCTGCTCCGCAGCTACCTGAGCTGCAAAGGGTGTACTTTTCCGAGAGCCCTTAAAACCAGCACCGCCCGAGGTAGCCCAGGAGAGAGCATTCCCTTGGCGATCAGTGATGGTCACGATGGTGTTGTTGAAAGAAGCGTGAACGTGCACGATCCCTTCAGAAACAACCTTCTTGACTTTCTTCCGTACACGCACTGTGTTTGCTTTAGCCATTGCGATTCCTTAAGTGCTTACTTCTTGCCGGCGATAGCCTTACGCGGTCCCTTGCGGGTGCGGGCGTTCGTCCGGGTGCGCTGGCCACGTACGGGCAAGCCGCGACGATGGCGCAGACCACGGTAACAACCGAGGTCCATAAGGCGCTTGATACTCATAGTGACTTCACGGCGGAGGTCACCCTCAACCGTGAACTTGGCGACTTCTTCGCGCAGCTTGTCGAGTTCAGCTTCCGTCAGATCCTTCACCTTGCGGTTGCCAGGAATGGCGGTTGCTGCACAGATAGCTTGAGCGCGAGTCTGTCCGATGCCGTAAATGGCCTGAAGGCCAATCAC belongs to Chitinimonas sp. BJYL2 and includes:
- a CDS encoding DNA-directed RNA polymerase subunit alpha, with translation MQSNANDLLKPRIIDVQASSSTQARVVMEPFERGYGHTLGNALRRILLSSMPGYAPTEVKIEGVLHEYSALDGVQEDVVDILLNLKGVVLKLHGRSEALLSLKKDGEGLVKASDIEVPHDVEIVNPDHVIANLSSGGKLTMEIKVEKGRGYQPAVVRLDKEEGRNIGSILLDASFSPIRRVSYAVESARVEQRTDLDKLVMDIETNGSIDPEEAVRYAARVLVEQLSVFADLKSTEVEPEAPRAPQVDPILLRPVDDLELTVRSANCLKAENIYYIGDLIQRTETELLKTPNLGRKSLNEIKEVLASKGLTLGMKLENWPPVGLEKP
- the rpsM gene encoding 30S ribosomal protein S13 — protein: MARIAGVNIPNHQHTVIGLQAIYGIGQTRAQAICAATAIPGNRKVKDLTEAELDKLREEVAKFTVEGDLRREVTMSIKRLMDLGCYRGLRHRRGLPVRGQRTRTNARTRKGPRKAIAGKK
- the rpsK gene encoding 30S ribosomal protein S11; protein product: MAKANTVRVRKKVKKVVSEGIVHVHASFNNTIVTITDRQGNALSWATSGGAGFKGSRKSTPFAAQVAAEQAGKVAQEYGVKNLEVRIKGPGPGRDSAVRALNALGFKITSISDVTPVPHNGCRPPKKRRI
- the rpsD gene encoding 30S ribosomal protein S4: MARYIGPKCKLSRREGTDLFLKSARRSLDSKCKLDTKPGQHGAKQPRLSGFGVQLREKQKIRRIYGVLERQFRRYFEEASRRKGSTGENLLKILEARLDNVVYRMGFGSTRSEARQLVSHKSITVNGEVVNIASFQVKAGDVVAIRDKSKKQVRIQEALSLAEQIGFPGWVSVDGKKMEGVYKSAPERSDLSSDINEQLVVEFYSK